From one Candidatus Dormiibacterota bacterium genomic stretch:
- a CDS encoding GspMb/PilO family protein, producing MRGTWAVAVTCIILAYAAIVSREHRQLAAVRAAERSVYDAANRNERIISQEAALISERNYVRADIARMVHDTTRPADALLGELDVESGELGVRVISVNPLADVSQRSGARRSTLHSDGFTIEVDGTFESLLSLLHEMTSGAPLIGVDSIAMTTADGEQKGSPTLHATLSARTYELDAHWSQEFR from the coding sequence ATGCGAGGGACCTGGGCGGTCGCCGTTACCTGCATAATTCTCGCGTACGCTGCGATCGTCTCGCGCGAGCATCGGCAGCTTGCCGCCGTGCGAGCGGCGGAGCGGTCCGTCTACGATGCGGCAAACCGAAACGAGCGCATTATCTCGCAAGAAGCAGCGCTCATCTCGGAGCGCAACTACGTGCGTGCTGATATCGCGCGTATGGTACACGATACGACGCGGCCGGCAGATGCGTTGCTCGGCGAGCTCGACGTGGAAAGTGGTGAGTTGGGCGTGCGCGTGATCAGCGTGAATCCATTGGCCGACGTCTCGCAACGTTCCGGAGCACGGCGCTCGACTCTTCACTCTGACGGCTTCACGATTGAGGTCGACGGCACGTTTGAATCGCTGTTGTCATTGCTCCACGAGATGACGTCCGGCGCACCTCTGATCGGAGTGGATTCGATCGCAATGACCACGGCCGACGGAGAGCAGAAGGGGTCGCCCACGCTCCACGCGACGTTGAGTGCGCGCACGTATGAACTCGATGCCCATTGGTCACAGGAGTTTCGATGA
- a CDS encoding prepilin peptidase, giving the protein MTAGEVAALSVAGICAVTDLECGYIFDYVVAFGCALTMACCLVEGNALNAALGVLSGATLPALLSVGSRGRGLALGDVKLAALLGMSESVSGALSMVAVAFIMGGIVAAALVLARRKRFSDVLPFAPFLSIGAWFGALVVGR; this is encoded by the coding sequence GTGACAGCAGGTGAGGTTGCTGCGCTTTCGGTGGCGGGAATTTGCGCCGTGACGGATTTGGAATGTGGCTACATCTTCGATTATGTCGTTGCATTCGGATGTGCGCTGACGATGGCATGTTGCCTCGTGGAAGGAAACGCCCTGAATGCTGCGCTGGGGGTTCTCTCAGGAGCGACTCTCCCGGCATTACTCAGCGTTGGCAGTCGAGGACGCGGGCTCGCGCTGGGTGACGTAAAGCTCGCTGCACTGCTCGGAATGTCTGAAAGCGTGAGCGGGGCGTTGTCCATGGTCGCAGTTGCGTTTATTATGGGTGGGATCGTCGCGGCCGCCCTCGTGCTTGCGCGCCGAAAGCGATTCTCGGACGTGCTTCCATTTGCTCCATTTCTCTCGATCGGTGCCTGGTTTGGCGCGCTCGTGGTGGGACGATGA
- a CDS encoding cytochrome c biogenesis protein CcdA, producing the protein MDIVGAFLASLSRQAGATPALAFAAGVAGSVGPCFAARAASLTGLTSGARGVRRLVLVATFVVGIVASYVLIASSATLWFRIAMQSSWIYGALAFGLLIYGARGLARSNTHECCGATMSAPAVRSIGCAFLSGASFAFVASPCCTPVLVAIAGVAAKASSPFFAAAVAAAFAIGHGMPLTLLTCRDSRICGLLHGEQWRRAASVVGGGVMVALAGYYALLA; encoded by the coding sequence GTGGATATCGTCGGCGCGTTCCTTGCGTCGCTTTCGCGGCAGGCCGGGGCGACGCCGGCCTTGGCGTTCGCGGCCGGGGTCGCGGGCTCGGTGGGGCCCTGCTTTGCAGCTCGCGCCGCATCGCTTACCGGTCTCACCAGCGGAGCGCGCGGCGTTCGGCGGTTGGTGCTCGTGGCGACGTTCGTCGTTGGTATCGTAGCGTCGTACGTGCTGATCGCGTCCTCTGCAACGCTGTGGTTTCGAATTGCGATGCAATCGTCTTGGATATATGGCGCGCTCGCATTCGGCCTGCTGATCTACGGAGCGCGCGGGCTTGCGCGATCGAATACGCACGAGTGCTGCGGTGCCACAATGTCTGCACCGGCGGTACGTTCGATCGGGTGCGCGTTCTTGAGTGGAGCTTCCTTCGCTTTCGTGGCGTCACCGTGCTGCACGCCTGTTCTCGTGGCCATCGCGGGTGTTGCTGCGAAAGCATCGAGTCCTTTCTTCGCCGCGGCAGTTGCCGCCGCATTTGCAATCGGTCATGGGATGCCCCTCACCCTGTTGACGTGCAGAGACTCGCGCATTTGTGGACTGCTGCATGGTGAGCAGTGGCGACGGGCAGCATCGGTCGTCGGAGGGGGCGTGATGGTCGCGCTTGCGGGATACTATGCTCTGCTCGCGTGA
- a CDS encoding prepilin-type N-terminal cleavage/methylation domain-containing protein has translation MTNDSERGFTLIEMMIVVAIIAILVTILVPNLMRARAQAQTAACEANLKEIATALELYETDHDAYPQSGNVDASNSDLQPYVQQVPVDPAAGPGKPYTFTVSTDGNGQPSYTITCPGIHDPGTLQGFNQGNTTATHIQYGSQTGFSAVSSQ, from the coding sequence GTGACGAATGACAGCGAGCGTGGTTTCACGCTGATTGAGATGATGATCGTCGTGGCCATCATCGCGATCTTAGTGACGATACTCGTACCGAATCTGATGCGAGCGAGGGCGCAGGCGCAGACGGCCGCCTGCGAGGCGAACCTCAAAGAAATTGCAACGGCATTAGAGCTCTACGAAACAGATCATGATGCCTATCCCCAGAGCGGCAATGTGGACGCAAGCAACAGTGATCTTCAGCCGTACGTGCAGCAGGTCCCGGTGGATCCGGCAGCAGGCCCGGGTAAGCCGTATACGTTTACGGTAAGTACGGATGGTAACGGACAGCCTTCGTATACGATTACATGTCCGGGAATTCACGATCCCGGGACTCTTCAGGGCTTCAATCAAGGCAACACGACTGCGACTCACATCCAGTACGGTTCGCAGACTGGGTTTTCCGCCGTGAGCAGTCAATAA
- a CDS encoding sigma-70 family RNA polymerase sigma factor → MCLSRDDVVARYRYLYVRAARRFARPGLDRADLEQVAAIGLIKAADRFDPASRTPFEAYAWLLMIGELMHYVRDSERLVRAPRRLRDLDRRWLQAEHDVWMQQGRESTQAEIVEALGASASECRELRQYRAASHVVPFDALKPPEQQSLAYTIDAELDRIGLESVVSRFSPLERTILREIYECDTPMTALAAKLGYSRRHVARLHRRTLRKLAGLMRPAVSCTGHYDNKVMSS, encoded by the coding sequence TTGTGTCTTTCGCGCGACGATGTAGTCGCGCGCTATCGGTACCTATACGTTCGCGCCGCTCGACGTTTCGCTCGACCCGGTCTCGACAGAGCCGATCTCGAACAAGTAGCCGCGATCGGTCTCATCAAGGCCGCGGATCGGTTCGACCCCGCGTCGCGCACGCCGTTCGAGGCCTATGCGTGGCTTCTGATGATCGGAGAGCTGATGCACTACGTGCGGGACAGCGAGCGGCTCGTCCGCGCGCCGCGACGACTCAGAGATCTCGATCGTCGCTGGCTTCAGGCGGAACACGACGTCTGGATGCAGCAGGGCCGAGAATCGACGCAAGCCGAGATCGTCGAGGCACTCGGCGCCTCCGCTTCGGAGTGCCGCGAGCTCAGGCAGTATCGCGCTGCGAGCCACGTCGTTCCGTTCGATGCGCTGAAGCCTCCCGAGCAGCAGTCGCTGGCATATACGATCGACGCGGAGCTGGACCGGATCGGACTGGAGAGCGTTGTCAGTCGCTTTTCACCTCTCGAGCGTACTATTCTGCGAGAAATTTATGAGTGCGATACTCCGATGACCGCACTCGCGGCAAAGCTCGGATATTCCCGGCGTCATGTGGCGAGATTGCATCGTCGAACCCTTCGAAAGCTAGCGGGATTAATGCGTCCCGCGGTCTCGTGCACGGGGCATTACGATAACAAGGTGATGTCGTCGTGA
- a CDS encoding type II secretion system F family protein → MYHYTARSDEGSIVTGTMRAPSRYDAVLQLRGRRLFVTSLDDEADVRGKVKALLTLAAPRRRTRAAFFRSLAVLVGAGATLRRALAVSIDQCGDSRFAEALRAAAADVDEGTALSDAMSRRPAEFSTTIVAMVRAGEVGGVLEEVLDRCAIMLEREGELRRRVAAALTYPGLVMAAAGGLVGFLLLTTVPSLSSIFTELHASLPLSTRLMIAVSESLRTPVAPFAGAAICACIIGGTVAFQQGGARSLWLDERMLKLPVIGRIRSSAATATFALTVGTLLQCGVAIAESVGTAAGVVGNGAYRQAILRVERLLAEGTGFALALRTVGTFEALCVGLAAIGEESGSLDGMLLRAAEHYEADVSATLATITSIIEPIMIAVLGIAVGTIVASIIIPLYAAIGNIR, encoded by the coding sequence GTGTATCATTACACGGCGCGCTCAGATGAGGGTAGCATCGTCACGGGAACGATGCGGGCGCCCTCGCGGTACGATGCCGTTTTGCAGCTGCGGGGGCGGCGACTCTTCGTGACATCCTTGGACGATGAGGCGGACGTACGGGGCAAGGTCAAGGCGCTTTTGACGCTCGCAGCACCGCGGCGGCGTACGCGAGCGGCATTCTTTCGCTCACTCGCCGTTCTTGTTGGCGCAGGTGCGACGTTGCGGCGCGCCCTCGCTGTTTCAATCGATCAATGCGGCGATTCGCGATTCGCGGAAGCTTTGCGCGCTGCAGCCGCAGATGTCGACGAGGGGACTGCGCTTTCAGATGCGATGTCGCGGCGACCGGCCGAGTTCTCTACGACGATCGTAGCAATGGTTCGTGCTGGGGAGGTTGGCGGGGTGCTCGAAGAGGTTCTCGATCGTTGCGCGATCATGCTCGAGCGCGAAGGCGAACTACGTCGCCGCGTGGCGGCGGCGCTGACGTATCCGGGGCTCGTCATGGCTGCGGCTGGCGGCCTGGTCGGCTTCTTGCTCCTTACGACCGTGCCCAGCCTGAGCTCTATCTTTACGGAACTGCATGCCTCCTTGCCGTTATCAACGCGACTGATGATCGCTGTGAGTGAGAGCTTGCGCACGCCGGTGGCACCGTTCGCGGGTGCTGCTATTTGCGCGTGCATCATCGGTGGTACGGTGGCATTTCAGCAAGGAGGAGCGCGCAGTCTTTGGCTGGACGAGAGGATGCTCAAGCTGCCGGTCATCGGAAGGATCCGAAGCAGCGCAGCGACGGCGACGTTTGCGCTGACCGTTGGAACGCTGCTGCAGTGCGGCGTCGCCATCGCGGAGTCCGTTGGCACGGCGGCCGGCGTGGTGGGGAATGGGGCGTACCGGCAAGCGATACTGCGAGTAGAGCGGCTGCTTGCCGAAGGAACCGGCTTTGCCCTCGCGCTGCGAACCGTAGGAACCTTCGAAGCACTCTGCGTCGGGCTGGCTGCTATAGGAGAGGAATCGGGCTCCCTCGACGGCATGTTGCTGCGCGCCGCCGAGCATTACGAAGCCGACGTTTCCGCGACACTCGCGACGATCACATCGATCATCGAGCCCATAATGATTGCGGTTCTTGGAATTGCGGTGGGCACGATCGTCGCCTCGATCATCATCCCGCTATACGCTGCAATAGGGAACATTCGGTGA
- a CDS encoding PilT/PilU family type 4a pilus ATPase — protein sequence MTSALATILLSDTLHAAQMRGASDVHFAPGLPPVLRIDGRLEACGASGVSPEDVERVAASLFGDAERERLAEVGDATTTIAEEGTTIRAHAARTMDGLSLTLRFLAREVPSPRSLELPEVLSDLARAPRGLLMLGGPTGSGKSTTLASLIAMLNDTSARKIITLEDPVEYRIPPKRSLIVQRQIGRDVRTFAEAIRGALRSDPDVIVIGEMRDADTISAAIAAAETGHLVLATVHTGDVPQSVDRLIDAFPSDRAEHARGRIANVLLAVICQRLVPRATGSGRHLAAEVLVATDAVRHMIRDGKHHQLPSVMATSRRFGMQTLEAHLSSLVARGAITPACAEAAR from the coding sequence GTGACGAGCGCGCTAGCAACGATATTGCTCTCGGACACGCTACATGCAGCGCAGATGCGCGGAGCCTCCGACGTACACTTTGCCCCGGGTCTTCCGCCGGTTCTACGCATCGACGGTCGGCTCGAAGCGTGCGGTGCCTCCGGCGTTTCGCCGGAGGACGTCGAACGCGTTGCTGCCTCGTTGTTCGGCGACGCCGAACGGGAGCGTTTGGCTGAAGTCGGCGACGCCACTACCACGATCGCGGAAGAGGGGACGACGATTCGCGCGCACGCGGCTCGTACGATGGACGGCCTCTCACTGACGCTGCGCTTTCTCGCGCGAGAGGTCCCATCGCCGCGTTCTCTGGAGCTCCCGGAGGTCCTGAGCGACCTCGCGCGTGCGCCACGTGGACTTTTGATGCTCGGGGGGCCTACGGGGAGCGGCAAGTCTACGACGCTTGCGAGCCTCATTGCGATGCTCAACGATACGAGCGCTCGCAAAATTATCACGCTTGAGGATCCTGTGGAGTACCGCATTCCACCGAAGCGCTCGCTGATCGTGCAGCGCCAGATCGGGCGTGACGTGCGTACGTTCGCGGAGGCAATACGTGGAGCACTGCGTAGCGATCCGGACGTAATCGTGATTGGCGAGATGCGGGACGCCGATACCATTTCCGCTGCGATAGCCGCCGCCGAGACGGGACATCTCGTGCTGGCAACCGTTCATACGGGCGACGTCCCCCAGAGCGTTGACCGCCTCATCGATGCGTTTCCATCCGATCGCGCAGAGCATGCGCGCGGTCGAATAGCGAACGTCTTGCTAGCCGTGATCTGTCAGCGGCTCGTCCCCCGAGCCACGGGAAGCGGCCGGCACTTGGCGGCAGAAGTGCTCGTCGCAACGGATGCCGTGCGGCATATGATTCGCGACGGCAAGCATCACCAGCTGCCAAGCGTCATGGCGACGAGCAGGCGCTTTGGGATGCAAACGCTGGAAGCGCATCTCTCCTCGTTGGTGGCAAGGGGCGCGATAACCCCCGCTTGTGCGGAGGCCGCGCGCTAA
- a CDS encoding GspE/PulE family protein — protein MTLSHEFRFGLGTQSAPFHPDPEALRYIPAGFAFRHDVLPYGVDGTELLVAVPDGEPSTVDRIRLLTGMRVRAMPVARELIRKQLAVAYGGARNRRFEGDTSSSAVRVLDEIHEGAIRSRASDVHIEPYARGGRVRQRIDGRLQEVRVLEERLHAQIVSRVKVLAEIDVAERRQPQDGRYSLNVDSRTIDARVSAISTIDGERVVIRLFDWHAERPRLDLLGMDIGTLERCRSLMGAPHGFVVVCGPTGSGKSTTLYAALSERTCDAEHVCTIEDPIEMHLPGIAQMQVNVRAGLTFARALRSILRQDPDVVMVGEMRDAETAGIASSAALAGQLVLTTLHSRDAARAIEKLMDLGVARHTLGAALTGIIAQRLVRTKCSSCVDGAGCQDCFGMGFSGRTGMFECVAISEELRSAISSGSPAQQLRHLIERDACGSLARDGLRHVMAGRTTAAEVERVLGERIPT, from the coding sequence GTGACTCTTTCTCATGAGTTTCGATTTGGCTTGGGCACGCAAAGTGCGCCTTTCCATCCCGATCCGGAGGCGCTCCGCTATATTCCCGCAGGCTTTGCGTTCCGGCACGATGTGCTGCCGTACGGTGTCGACGGCACTGAGTTGTTGGTTGCGGTGCCGGACGGCGAGCCGTCGACCGTGGATCGGATTCGCTTGCTTACCGGGATGCGTGTCCGGGCCATGCCAGTTGCGCGCGAGCTCATTCGTAAGCAGCTCGCTGTTGCGTACGGCGGCGCCAGAAATCGCCGGTTCGAAGGTGACACGTCGTCGTCAGCCGTTCGGGTTCTCGACGAGATACACGAGGGCGCAATCCGGTCGCGCGCTTCGGACGTTCACATCGAGCCGTACGCTCGCGGAGGACGCGTGCGCCAACGCATCGACGGGCGCCTTCAGGAAGTACGCGTGCTCGAGGAGCGGCTTCACGCGCAAATAGTCTCGCGCGTGAAGGTGCTCGCGGAGATCGACGTAGCGGAGCGGAGGCAGCCGCAGGATGGGCGATACTCGCTGAACGTCGACAGCCGAACCATCGACGCACGCGTTTCGGCGATCTCGACGATCGATGGAGAACGCGTCGTGATTCGCCTCTTCGACTGGCATGCTGAGCGTCCACGTCTCGATCTCCTCGGCATGGACATAGGGACGCTAGAGCGCTGCCGCTCTCTTATGGGGGCTCCGCATGGCTTTGTCGTGGTATGCGGTCCGACCGGAAGCGGAAAATCGACGACGTTGTACGCAGCACTGTCCGAGCGGACGTGCGACGCCGAGCACGTGTGCACCATAGAAGATCCGATCGAAATGCACCTTCCCGGCATTGCGCAAATGCAGGTGAACGTCCGAGCGGGCTTGACCTTTGCGCGCGCACTCCGCTCGATACTGAGGCAGGATCCCGACGTCGTCATGGTAGGTGAGATGCGCGACGCAGAGACCGCAGGGATTGCCAGCTCCGCCGCTCTCGCCGGCCAGCTCGTTCTCACGACGCTTCACAGTCGGGATGCGGCGCGTGCGATCGAAAAGCTGATGGACTTGGGCGTAGCGCGTCACACGCTTGGTGCAGCTTTGACCGGCATCATTGCGCAGCGACTCGTGAGGACAAAATGCTCCAGCTGCGTCGACGGAGCCGGCTGTCAGGACTGCTTCGGCATGGGCTTCTCTGGGCGTACGGGGATGTTCGAGTGCGTCGCTATTAGCGAGGAGTTGCGTAGCGCGATCTCGAGCGGCTCGCCGGCACAGCAGCTCCGACATCTCATCGAGCGCGACGCGTGCGGCAGCCTTGCGCGAGACGGCCTGCGTCACGTCATGGCAGGCCGGACGACCGCTGCCGAGGTAGAGCGCGTTCTTGGCGAGCGCATTCCCACGTGA
- a CDS encoding FAD-dependent thymidylate synthase, with protein sequence MAYAARVLLDSISEAGIRLTTLEVTFPRFVLAEFNTHRQFSRNSASSRAIPTSTIIGRVEKDPVMPLEWGRNRKGMSASERLAEEEVDEAKRAWLEARDAAVEGAQKLQQLQAHKQIVNRLLEPFLWHTVIVTATEWENFFELRCSPSAQPEIREAAMRMRDAMDGSAPSPVGYGEWHLPLVQTDERDLDREMLKRISAARCARVSYLTHAGRREIEKDLELYERLRHDRHLSPFEHVATPAADVGFHANVRGWVQMRQAIESAQ encoded by the coding sequence GTGGCGTACGCAGCGCGGGTGCTACTGGACAGCATCAGCGAGGCGGGGATTCGGCTCACCACGTTGGAGGTGACGTTTCCTCGCTTCGTCCTGGCGGAGTTTAACACGCACCGCCAATTCTCTCGGAACAGCGCGAGCAGCCGCGCCATTCCGACGAGTACAATTATCGGGCGCGTCGAGAAGGACCCGGTGATGCCGCTCGAGTGGGGACGCAACAGGAAGGGCATGTCCGCGAGCGAGCGGCTTGCCGAGGAAGAAGTGGACGAAGCTAAGCGCGCTTGGCTGGAAGCACGAGACGCGGCGGTCGAGGGGGCGCAGAAGCTCCAGCAGCTTCAGGCGCACAAGCAGATCGTCAATCGTCTCTTGGAACCGTTCCTCTGGCACACGGTGATCGTGACGGCGACGGAGTGGGAGAATTTCTTCGAGCTGCGCTGTTCGCCGAGCGCGCAGCCAGAGATCCGCGAGGCCGCCATGCGCATGCGCGATGCGATGGACGGGAGCGCGCCGTCACCGGTTGGATACGGCGAGTGGCATCTGCCGCTCGTGCAGACCGACGAGCGCGATCTGGATCGAGAAATGCTGAAGCGAATCTCCGCCGCTCGATGCGCGCGCGTCTCGTACCTGACACACGCGGGCAGGCGTGAGATCGAGAAAGACCTCGAGCTCTACGAGCGCCTGAGGCACGATCGCCATCTCTCGCCGTTCGAACACGTTGCGACGCCGGCAGCGGACGTCGGATTCCATGCAAATGTTCGCGGCTGGGTGCAAATGCGCCAAGCCATAGAGAGTGCCCAATGA
- the ftsZ gene encoding cell division protein FtsZ, whose product MADGRRYVPEHAATIRVIGVGGGGCNAVNRMIEAGLTGVEFYAVNSDVQALRSSLTENTVHIGGGMTRGLGAGANPTLGREAAEESREDLSMLLSDADLVFITAGMGGGTGTGAAPVIAELAREAGALTIAVVTKPFAFEGRKRMQLAEHGIGELEQKVDTLITIPNERILQVIEKKTPLNEAFAYADDVLRQGIAGISDLITQPGLINLDFADVKTIMTDAGSAMMGIGEGSGEHRAADAAQKAIASPLLETTIEGARGVIFNITGGPDMAMYEVNEAAEMISRAVDPDAQIIFGASIDKSMQGKVRVTVLAAGFGAGRSYRGSVAGFTFDSGKFETVAPVNMDDIEVPAFLRYRG is encoded by the coding sequence ATGGCAGACGGACGGCGCTACGTACCCGAACACGCGGCCACGATCAGAGTCATCGGCGTAGGCGGAGGCGGTTGCAACGCCGTGAACCGCATGATCGAAGCGGGGCTTACCGGCGTGGAATTCTACGCGGTGAACTCGGACGTTCAGGCATTGCGAAGCTCGCTGACCGAGAACACCGTGCATATCGGCGGCGGGATGACGCGCGGCCTCGGCGCGGGCGCGAACCCGACGCTCGGACGCGAGGCGGCGGAAGAATCGCGCGAAGATCTCTCGATGCTGCTCTCCGACGCTGACTTGGTCTTCATCACCGCGGGAATGGGCGGCGGCACGGGAACCGGCGCGGCGCCGGTGATCGCGGAGCTCGCGCGCGAAGCGGGAGCGCTGACGATCGCCGTGGTGACCAAACCGTTTGCCTTCGAAGGCCGCAAGCGTATGCAGCTGGCGGAGCACGGCATCGGTGAGCTCGAGCAGAAGGTCGACACGCTCATCACCATCCCGAACGAGCGCATCCTGCAGGTGATCGAGAAGAAGACGCCGCTCAACGAGGCGTTTGCGTACGCCGACGACGTGTTGCGCCAAGGCATTGCGGGCATCAGCGATCTCATCACGCAGCCCGGCTTGATCAATCTCGACTTCGCCGACGTGAAGACCATCATGACCGACGCAGGCTCGGCGATGATGGGCATCGGCGAAGGCTCTGGCGAGCACCGCGCGGCCGATGCCGCGCAGAAGGCGATCGCATCGCCGTTGCTAGAGACGACGATCGAAGGCGCGCGCGGCGTGATATTCAACATCACGGGCGGCCCCGATATGGCGATGTACGAAGTGAACGAAGCCGCGGAGATGATCAGCCGCGCGGTCGACCCGGACGCGCAGATCATCTTTGGCGCATCGATCGACAAGAGCATGCAGGGCAAAGTGCGCGTGACGGTGCTGGCGGCCGGATTCGGCGCGGGACGCTCGTATCGCGGCTCCGTCGCGGGCTTCACGTTCGATTCGGGGAAGTTCGAAACCGTCGCTCCGGTCAACATGGACGACATCGAAGTACCTGCGTTCCTGCGCTATCGCGGCTAG
- the ftsA gene encoding cell division protein FtsA, with product MKQETVCGLDIGTTKTCAVVAVEGPSGLEVVGIGEAPSRGMRKGVVVDLDETIRSIEAATEQAERMAGMPVQDVYVGITGDHIRSTNNRAVVATANDTREVSESDVRRVVDASKLINVTSDRQIIHALPRYFTVDGQDGVDDPVGMAGGRLEVDTHIVTGGQTFITNVLKCVHRAGLEAAGVVFEPLASSASTLLPEERQVGAVLLDIGGGTTDIAVYSLGSAIYTATIPVGGNILTSDIALGLKTSHDQAEAIKRRLGAGVRDGSTEDAFAVQALDGRTTKETSTAELRAIVVPRVLETLRMARQKIVENVPRDLVLGEVVITGGGSLLPGIDAIAEDVFGLPVRLGVPKHVVGLTETVAQPQYATAIGLILFGANGNGSLIETSRRSGSPWQRIRKFASDLWN from the coding sequence ATGAAGCAAGAGACCGTTTGCGGTCTCGATATCGGAACGACGAAAACCTGTGCAGTCGTTGCCGTCGAGGGCCCTAGCGGTCTCGAGGTCGTCGGGATCGGCGAAGCGCCGTCCCGTGGGATGCGCAAGGGCGTGGTCGTGGACTTGGACGAGACGATCAGGTCCATCGAGGCTGCGACCGAGCAGGCCGAGCGCATGGCCGGCATGCCCGTCCAGGACGTCTACGTCGGCATCACCGGCGATCACATTCGCAGCACGAACAACCGCGCCGTCGTTGCAACCGCAAACGACACGCGCGAGGTCAGCGAGAGCGACGTGCGCCGCGTCGTCGACGCGAGCAAGCTCATCAACGTCACCTCGGATCGCCAGATCATCCATGCTCTGCCCCGGTACTTCACGGTCGACGGGCAGGACGGCGTCGACGATCCGGTCGGCATGGCGGGCGGCCGGCTCGAGGTGGACACGCATATCGTTACCGGCGGTCAGACCTTCATCACGAACGTGCTCAAGTGCGTCCATCGCGCGGGTCTGGAAGCCGCGGGCGTCGTCTTCGAGCCGCTCGCCAGCTCTGCATCGACGCTGCTCCCCGAGGAGCGGCAGGTGGGAGCGGTGTTGCTGGACATCGGCGGGGGCACCACGGACATCGCGGTCTACTCGCTCGGAAGCGCGATATACACCGCGACGATTCCCGTCGGCGGCAACATCCTGACGAGCGATATTGCGCTCGGCTTGAAGACCTCGCACGACCAGGCGGAGGCGATCAAGCGCCGCTTGGGCGCAGGCGTGCGCGACGGCTCGACCGAGGATGCGTTTGCGGTTCAGGCGCTGGACGGTCGCACGACCAAAGAGACCTCGACCGCGGAGCTGCGTGCGATCGTGGTGCCGCGCGTGCTCGAAACGCTGCGCATGGCGCGGCAGAAGATCGTCGAGAACGTGCCACGCGATCTCGTGCTCGGCGAAGTGGTCATCACGGGCGGTGGCTCGCTTTTGCCCGGCATCGACGCGATCGCGGAAGACGTCTTCGGGTTGCCGGTGCGGCTCGGAGTTCCCAAGCACGTCGTCGGGCTGACGGAGACGGTCGCGCAGCCGCAGTACGCGACGGCCATAGGGCTCATTCTCTTCGGCGCCAATGGTAACGGCTCGCTCATCGAGACCTCGCGGCGCAGCGGATCGCCGTGGCAGCGTATTCGCAAGTTTGCATCGGATCTGTGGAACTAA